The genomic DNA CTGCCGATCTCGTCCGCGAGGCGGTCCACGTAGTCCATCAGCAGGGGCCTGGCCGCCTCGCGCCAGCCCACGGACACCGCCTTTTGCACTCCGCCCATGAAGGTGACGGCCACCGTCACCGCGAGCGCCATGAACACCAGCACCAGCCGGATGCGCAGCGAATACCCGACCGCGCGCCGCGCGCGGCGGTGCCAGGGGCAATCGTGCCCGTCTTCGGCCCCCTCGCCAGGGCGCGAACGCCGCCAGAACCTCATGGCGCCGCCCGCCGCAGGGCCAGCGAGTAGCCCGCGTTGCGCAAGGTCTTGATGCAGTCGAGCGGTTCCAGCTTCTTGCGCAGGCGGCTCACCACGATATCGACGGCGCGGGTGTACAGCTCGGCCTCGTGCCCGCGCAACTGGTTCAGGATGTCATCGCGGCTGAACACCTTGCCCGGTTCGCGTGCCAGCAGATGCAGCAGGTCGAATTCGGTGCCGGTCAGCTCGACGATGCCCCCTTGTCGCAGCACGCTGCGGCGCGCGGCATCAATGCTGAGGCCTTCAAACTCCAGCGTCCCCGAATCGCCGCCCTGCCCCGGCGCGCGGCTGCGGCGCAGCACGGTCTGCAGCCGGGCCACCAGCTCGCGCGGCTCGAAAGGCTTGGGCAGGTAGTCGTCGGCACCCAGCTCCAGGCCCACCACGCGGTCCATCACCTCACCCCTGGCCGTGAGCATCACGATGGGCAGGTCCCCCTGCTTGCGGATGGTGCGGCACAGCTCAAAGCCGTCCATCTCGGGCAGCATGACATCAAGGATGGCGGCATCAAAGCCGCCCGCCCCGAGCCGGGCCAGGCCTTCGCTGGGCTTGAGCGCATGGACCAGTTCCAGCTCGAAACGCTGGAAATAGATGGCAAGCGGCGGACCCAGTTGGGCGTCGTCGTCAATGAGCAGGATGCGGTGCATGCGCGATTCTTACATTGGCAGGCCGCTGCCGGCTACCGGCGGAGCAAGCAATGCGCGGTGCCGCCGGATGAGCTCCCGCAGGCGGTGCTGCGCAGGCAGGTGCAGCGCATCGAAGGCGTCCGCGGCCGCGAGCAGCGCAGGCAGGGCGGGCGCGGCGGCGGCGGGCTGGCGCGCCACGAGCCCGAGCGCATGCTCCCTGTCAAAGCGCGGCCCCCATACCAGCGACATCAACTCGTCATGGGGCTCGGGCATGCCTGCCAGCAGCACAGGGCCGTGCATGCGCACTTCCTGCGTCAAGTGGTGGATGGGATCCAGCATCGGTGACATGGAAAATGCTCCTGCCTCAGCCGCGCGCCATCCAGCCCCTGCGCCGCTGCATCAGCTCGCGCACCTTCTGCTGCTGGTCCGGATTCAGGCTGTCGTAGAAGTCCGCCAGCGCATTGATCACTTCAGGGCTGTTCGCCTGTACCGCGCGGGTCTTCTCCTCCAGCAGGCTCTGCGCGCGTGCACGGTCGAACTTGTCGCCCGCGACGATGGCCTGCACTTCCGCGCGCGGATCGGCTGTCTTGCCCAGGAAGGCCGTGCGCTGTGCCTCCATCCTGTCCGCCAGCACATTGAGCTTTTGCTTCTGCGCATCGTTCAGGTCCAGCTTGCCGCTGACCCGGTCGACCACCTTGGCGCGCACCTCCGCCATTTTCTCCGGGCTCATGGGCCCGTGGCGGTGGACTCCACTGGAACAGGCCGTCAGACCACCCACCATGATGGATGCGCCAAAGATTCCTACCAGCGTTCTCTTGATCCAGGGTTTCATGATCAGTCCTTTCGGGACGGTGTTGAACATGGCCCTGATGGTGCCGGCAGGTGCTTCGGGAGTGGTCTCGACGCAGTTTCGGTTTATTTCATTTTGTTTCGCGGGAGAAGGCGCTGGCAAAGGCCCAGGTCCTTTGGAGCGCTTCAAGCCGCGCCCGCAAGTGGGGTGCAGCAGCCAGATCGAGACAGGCGGAATCTCAGCGCAGGACGGCGGACAGCACCACCAGCCGGTTCGACAGCTCCACGGCGTCGGTGCGCATCTGGATGAGCGGAACCGTGCCCACGCTGCCCCCGCCATACCAGATGTTGAAGGCGGTCACGCCGGGGAACCCGTCGGCGTGGCCATAGGCCTCGATGGCCTCGTCAATTTCGGCATGCAGGGTGGGGGTGCCGACCAGGACCTTTCCGTCAAACACCCGGGCCAGGTACTGCGCGGCGCCCTCGGGCCGAATGTGCAATGTCAACACCCGCATGGTTTCTCGCTGCACGCACCCGGGGCGCACTCAGGCCTGTCGTCAACCCATCGCCTGGGGTTCGCGGTATTCCAGGTCTGCAAACTGTAATTCCCGCTCCATGCCATGGCTGTCTCCCCGCCAAGGCGCGAGATCGTCGGTTTGCTGGCGCTGGAGAACCCGCTCCATCGGCTGCCCCATTTGCAAGGCAGGCGCTTCTGGCCACGCTTCTAGATGATGGGAGGGGGGATCGAAAGAAAACATGCTGAACTCCTCGCACGGGCGCCGCACTGGCCCCGTGGTGATTGAGGCATGGGCCCGAACACACGCATGTCGGAACCCCGTGAAGACAGGTGTAGGACAACACTGACGTGGATGCGGGCGCCGCCCCGCCGGCAGGATCGCAAAGCCCTGGGCGCCGTCAGGCGGCCTTTGCCAGCAGCGGGGATTCCCCGATCCCCAGGGCATCGCCCTCGCCCGCTAGAAGGCCGATGCAGTCCAGGGCCGTCGGCGGATCGCAGGGCTCGGCATAGACGCGCAAGGCTATGTCTTGGGCGGCGGGAGAGAAATAGAGCCAGAGATTGTCCTTTTCCTTGTCATAGCAGGAAAAGAGCGCCCTGCCGGACCCCGGGGGGCACATCAGGAACTTCGACATGAACATCTGCTGAATGCGCAGCGTGGGCTCAAAGGCCTGATCATCATTGCCGAGTGCCAATTTGTACCAACTGCTCATATGCGCCTTTCACCTGGCCGTGCCAGTAAATACGGATGGCCCATCGTATTTACGCAGCGCGGCCGCGGCACTTCTGGTGCGGCGCATCAATTTGTAGGACAGCGACTCCGAGCGGGGTTTACGGGCATGAGGCCGGATACGTGGCACGGCCCATCAGTCGTATGAAGCCTCCAGATCGGTGTGCGCCTCCGGGCGGGGCGCCCTCACGCGGGATCGATAGGCTCTGAGCGTCGCGCAACCCAGGCCGGTGATGTACAGCACCTGCGCCTTCTGCTGTGGCGAATCGACGGGCGGGAGCTGCACTTCCACCATACCGGCCGCACGCAACACGCGCAGCTTGTCGATGTTGACCACGTCCGATTCAATCAGGGGAAGCGCATCGCGCTCCAGCTCCCTTAGATACTCCATTGGCATGGCGGCCTCCGGCGTGAATGAAGGAATATTGTGCGGCGCGAGCCCCCCGGGTTCAAGGATTGATACACGAAGCTACAACCTTGCGGGCCCGGCAGCCAGGGGCCCCAAATGAAGCACCAGCGCGGCTGGGCGCCCCACTGGCAGCCGCGTAAACCCCTGCCGATATTGTTGCCATTCAGATTTTTGTAACAAATCCCGCACCATCCATACCGGTCTTACCGTAGGAAACCGCCTACGCGGTCCTTCGCTGCTGTCGCACCCCGGCCTGGAGTACGCACACCTAGCATCCTGGCTTCATCAAAGGGGATGGCCATGCCAATCGTCGTGATTTTCTTCGGGATCCAGCTGATCGCCGTGGCGCTGGCCGCCGCGATCGTGGGCATCTGAGCCCCACCCGCGCCTGCTGGCGGCTCCAGCACCGCTGACCCCGAGCCTTTTTGAGGCTCTGACCCTGGCAAGGGTCGCTGCCCCATCCAAACCGGACTTATTTCACGGTTGCGCCGCACACGGGCGGGCGGGCGGCCAGAATCGGACCTAGGATGCACCTACCGTCAAATCCCTGGCGGTTTCGCCCCTCCCTGTGCGAGTGATGCAATGATTTAGCCCGCCCCGTGCGGGCTATTTTTTTCAGCCCGCTTCCAGCTCCTGCAGCTGCCTCCACATCACCTTGCCGCTGCCGCTCTTGGGCAGTGCATTCACGAACTGCACGATGCGCGGCACCTTGTACACCGCCATGTTCTCGCGGCACCAGTCGATGATCTGCTGTTCGGTGGTGTCCTTGTGCGATGCGCGCAGCACCACCACGGCCTTCACGGTCTCGCCCCGGTAGCTGTCCTTGGCGGAGATGATGCAGGCCTCCTGGATGGCGGGGTGGCGGAACATCAGCGCCTCGACCTCCGCCGGCCAGACCTTGAAGCCGCTCGCGTTGATCATGCGCTTCAAGCGGTCGGTCAGGAAGAAGTAGCCGTCCTCGTCCATGCGGCCCAGGTCGCCCGAGCGGAAGAAGCGCTTGCCCTCGAACTCGATGAAGGCCGAGGCGGTGGCATCCGGGCGCTTCCAGTAGCCCTCGAACACCTCGGGGCCATGGATGATGATCTCGCCCTGTTCGCCGACGGGCACTTCCTGCAGCGTGTCGGGATCGACCACCCGCGCATCGGTGCTCATGAACGGGATGCCCAGGCACTGCTGCTTGGGGTGGTCGGGCGGGTTCGAGTGCGAGGGCGCGGCCGTTTCGGTGAGGCCGTAGCCCTCCGAGTAGCGCAGTCCGTACTGTTCGAGCAAACGCTGCGCCACGGCCTGCGGCATGGCCGCGCCGCCGCCGCCAATGTAGACCAGGCTGGAGAGGTCGTAGCTTGCGAAGTTCGGGCTGCCCAGCAGGTCGATGACCATGGTGGGGATGTTGGTCCAGTTGGTGACCTGGTAGCGCGAGATGAGGCGCCCGGCCAGGTCGCGCTCCCAGCGGGGCATGATGACCAGGGTGGCGGCGCAGTAGATGGCGGTGTGCATCACGCTCACCATGCCGGTGATGTGGAACATGGGCACCACGGCCAGCGTCACGTTGTCCACCGAACCCGTGCCCCACAGGGCGCCAGCCGCCGCGTTGTGCATGATGCTGCGGTGCAGGTGCATGCAGCCCTTGGGCAGGCCCGTGGTGCCGCTGGTGTAGGGCAGCAGCGCCAGGTCGTCTGGCCCGACCACCAGCTCCGGGGGGGCCTCCGCGCAGGCCAGGGCGTCCGTCCAGGCATGGGCCTGGCCGCCCTCCAGGGCAGGCAGCGGGTGGCGCGTGCCCAGCCACTCCCGCCAGGCCTCGGGCGGCGCATCCGTGCCCGTCACCTGCGCATCGAACGCATCCGTGAATTGCGTCACCACCAGGTGTGCCAGGCGTTCGCCCGCTGGCAGCGCGTTGCTTGCCTTGGCCATCTCCGGAGCCAGGTCGCCCGTGGTGAAGGCCACCCGGGTGTCGGGATCGGTGATGTAGTGCTTGAGTTCTTCCGCCCGGTTCATCGGGTTGACCGGCACCACCACCGCATTGGCACGCAGGATGGCGAAGTGCGCCATCACCAGTTGCGGGCAGTTCTGCATGCACAGCACCACGCGGTCGCCACGCTGCACCCCCAGGGCCACCAGTTTCGCCGCCAGGCGCTCGGCGCCTTCGAGCAGGGCGCGGTAGCTCAGCGAAGCACCAAAGAACACCAGGGCCGTCTTGTCCGGATACCGGCGGGCACTGATGGCCAGGTTGTCCCACAGCGAGGTGGACGGCAGGGTGATGGAGCGGGGCAGACGCTGGGGCCAGAACTTGTAGTGAGGGCGCATGGGTGATTCGGTTCCTTTGAACCCGCAGCCTAGAGGCCCTGCACCCGCGTGGCATTGGGGATGCCACTGATGCCGGGTCGCGCATGTGACGCCGAGGCGCCGCACCGCACCGGCAGCGGACACGCAGCGGGGGCAGCTGAGGCAGCTGGGGATGAGGAGGTCTCGGATACCATCCTTGCGAAGCCGCTTTGTTTCCCTTCCAGCAACGACGAGTTGACGCATGCTCACCGCCACTTACTACGCCCTGATGCTCCTGGTCGGATACGCCTGGTACAGGTATGGACAGAAACTGCTCGACAAGGGCCTGCGCGACGAGAACGATGAGTTCACCAAGCCGCCTGTCGGGCCCGTCGGTTTTTTGCTCATCGGCGGTGTGGCGTGTTATCTGTTGTTCGAGGCCCTGCGCGCCCTGGTGCTGGGCAAGATTCCGTGCGTCGGGAAAGGCTGCGCAGGCCAGATCTACACCTTGGCAGAGCATTCCGGCCAGTACTGGGCCAACCTGTTTTTTGTGGTGTGGATGGTGCTGGCCCTGGGCTACACGATGTACGTGGCCCTCAAGATCTGGTTCAGGGCATGAGGCCCTGCTCTCGCACCTGAAATGGCGGCAGGTGCCCGCCGGAACCGGTTCCACCGGCCCCGGCCGTCAGCTATTGACCTGCGCCCACAGCTTGTCCAGCCGCTTCACGCTCACCGGCTGGGGCGTGCGCAGCTCCTGGGCGAAGAAGCTCACGCGCAGCTCCTCCAGCAGCCAGCGCAGCTCTTGCATGCGCGCATCAACCTGCCCCTTGCGCTCGGCCACCAGGCGCCAGTAGCGCTGCTCTTGCGGGCGCAGCTCGGCCAGCTTGGCAGCGTCACGGGCGGGGTCGGCGCGGTATTTATCCAGGCGCAGCGTGATGGCCTTGAGGTAGCGGGCATAGTGCGCCAGCTGTGTCCACGGGGCGGCCGCAATGAAGTTCTTGGGCACCAGGCGCTGCAGCTGCTGCTGCGCGTCTTGCGTGGCCTCGGGGGCGTTCTTGGTGTCCTTGATCTTGCGGGCGGCGGCCGCGTATTCGGTGAGGATGGTGGCGGCCAGGCGCGCCACTTCGTTGGCGATCAGCGTGAGGCGGCCCCGGCCTTCCTCCACGCGGCGCTTGAAGGCGAACTCGTCGGTGGGCAGCGGGTCGAGCAGAAAGGCCCGGTCCAACGCCACGTCGATGATCTGGGAGCGCAGCTCTTCCTGCGTACCCAGCGGCATGTAGGCCACCGCCATCTTCTGCAGGTCGGGAATGTTCTTTTCCAGGTACTTGAGCGCGTCCTTGATCTGCAGAGCGAACAGACGGCGCAGGCCCGCGCGGTGTTTGGCCGCTGCCACCTCGGGCTCGTCAAACACTTCGATGGTCACGGCGTCACCGCCATCGATGAGCGCTGGGAAGCCGATCAGCGTCTGGCCCGCCTTCTTGATCTCCATCAGCTCGGGCAGCTCGCCGAACGTCCAGGTGGCGTAGCGCTGGCCTGCGGGGGCAGACGGCGTGGCGCTGGCGGGTTTCGCAGGCTGGGCGGGCCGCGCGGCACCTCTTACTCCTGATTTAATAGCTGCTTGCGCTTTACCATCAAGCGCTGGAGGCATATTTGAATCAGATTTCGCACCCTCTGCCGCCGCGCCGCCGAGCTTGAGTCCCGCCAGCGCCTGGAATGCCCCGCGCGCCTTGGCGCCCCACTCCGCTTTCAGCGCACCCAGGTTGCGGCCATGGCCCAGCTGGCGCCCGTGCTCGTCCACCACGCGGAAGTTCATGAACAGGTGCGGACTGAGCATGTCGAGCTTGAAGTCGGCGCGCTTCACATCGAGCGAGGTCTCGTCGCGCACCTGCTTGAGCAGCACATCGGTCAGGCTGCCGGTGCCAAAACGTTCGGGCGTGCCCAGCAGCTCGGCCAGGCGGGTAGCGGACTCGGGCAGTGGCACGAAGCGGCTGCGTGGGCGCTGCGGCAGGCTTTTGAGCAGCGCCTGGATCTTGTCCTTGAGCATGCCGGGCACCAGCCATTCGCAGCGCTCGTCGCTCACCTGGTTGAGCACGAAGAGCGGGATGGTCACGGTGATGCCGTCGCGCGCATCGCCGGGCTCGTGCAGGTAGCTGGCGGCGCAGTCCACGCCGCCCAGGCGCACGGTCTTGGGAAACGCGTTGCTGGTGATGCCGGCCGCCTCGTGGCGCATGAGCTCTTCGCGCGTGAGCTTGAGCAGATCGGGCTGCTGGCGGGAGGCCTCGCGGTACCAGGCCTCGAAGCCATGGCCGCTGCACACGTCGGGTGGCAGCTGCTGGTCGTAGAAGGCATAGATCAGCTCGTCGTCCACCAGCACGTCCTGGCGGCGCGACTTGTGTTCCAGCTCCTCCACCTTGGCGATGAGCTTCTGGTTGGCGGCCAGGAAGGGCAGCTTGCTCTCCCAGTTGCCCCCCACCAGGGCCTCGCGGATGAAGATCTCGCGCGCGGCGTGCGGGTCGATCTTGCCGAAGTTGATGCGCCGGCCGTTGTAGACCACCAGGCCGTAGAGCGTGGCCCGTTCGAGCGCCGTGACCTCGGCCGACTTCTTCTCCCAGTGCGGGTCGAGCAGCTGCTTGCGCAGCAGGTGACCACCTACCTGCTCGATCCACTGCGGCTCGATGGCGGCGATGCCCCGCCCGAACAGGCGTGTGGTCTCCACCAGCTCGGCCGCCACGATCCAGCGGCCGGGCTTCTTGTTCAAGTGGGCGCCCGGGTGCTTGTAGAACTTGATGCCGCGCGCGCCCAGGTACCAGTCTTCCTCTTCGCTGCGCGCGCCGATGTTGCCCAGCAGCCCGGCGAGCATGGACAGGTGCAGCTGCTCGTAGCTGGCGGGCTGCGTGTTGATGGGCCACTTGTGCTCGGCGACCACGGTGAGCAGCTGCGTATGGATGTCGCGCCACTCGCGCAGGCGGCGGATGCTGATGAAGTTCTGGCGCAGCAACTGCTCGTACTGGCGGTTGCTCAGCTTGTGGGTGGGCGCCGGTGCGGTGGCACTGGCCACCGCGGGCGCGGGTGCCGCCGCGGCCACCAGCCGCTGGGCCACGGGCAGGTGGGCCTGCGACGGTGCGCGCTGGTGGGCCATGGCCTTCTGCGCGCGGGCAGAAGGCAGCGTGGGCGCCCCGCCCCGTGCCTCGTTGATCCACTTCCACAGCTTGAGGTAGCCGCTGAACTCGCTTTTCTCGTCGTCGAACTTGGCGTGCGCCTGGTCGGCCTGCTGCTGGGCTTCCATGGGCCGGTCGCGCACGTCCTGCACGCTCAGCGCGCTGGCGATCACCAGCACCTCATCGAGCGCCTTGCGGTCGCGCGCCTCCAGGATCATGCGGCCCACGCGCGGGTCGAGCGGCAGGCGTGACAGCTCCACGCCCATGGGCGTGAGTTCGTTGGCCTCGTCCACCGCGCCGAGTTCGCCCAGCAGCTGGTAGCCGTCTGCAATGGCGCGGCCCGAGGGTGCTTCGATGAACGGGAACTGCACCACGTCGCCCAGGTGCAGCGACTTCATGCGCAGGATGACGCCGGCCAGCGATGACCGCAAGATTTCGGGGTCGGTGAAGCGCGGGCGGGCGTTGAAGTCCGCCTCGTCGTACAGGCGGATGCAGATGCCGTTGGCCACCCGGCCGCAGCGGCCCGCGCGCTGGTTGGCGGCCGCCTGGCTGATGGGCTCGACCAGCAGCTGCTCCACCTTGCTACGGAAAGAATAGCGTTTCACGCGCGCCGTGCCTGCGTCGATCACGTAGCGGATGCCCGGCACCGTGAGCGAGGTCTCGGCCACGTTGGTCGCCAGCACCAGGCGGCGGCCCGTGTGGCCGTCGAAGATGCGGTCCTGCTCGGCCTGCGACAGGCGGGCGAACAGCGGCAGCACCTCGGCATTGCGCATCACCGGCTGGTGGGCCAGGTGCTTGCGCAGGTGGTCGGCGGCCTCGCGGATCTCGCGCTCGCCGGGCAGAAAGATCAGGATGTCACCGGCCGCATTGCCCTGCCAGAGTTCATCCACGCCATCGGCGATGGCTTCGTTGAGGCCGTAGTCGCGCGTGTCCTCGAACGGCCGCCAGCGCTGCTCCACCGGAAAGGTGCGGCCGGAGACATAAATGATCGGCGCCGGCCCCTTGGCCGACTCGAAGTGCTTGGCAAACCGGTCGGCATCAATGGTCGCCGAGGTCACCACCACCTTGAGGTCGGGCCGGCGCGGCAGGATCTGGCGGATGTAGCCCAGCAGGAAGTCGATGTTCAGGCTGCGCTCGTGCGCCTCGTCGATGATGATGGTGTCGTAGGCCTTGAGCAGCGGGTCGGTCTGCGTCTCGGCCAGCAGGATGCCGTCCGTCATCAGCTTGACCGAGGCGTCGCGCGAGAGCCGGTCCTGGAAGCGCACCTTGAAACCCACCACGTCGCCCAGCGGCGTTTGCAGCTCTTCGGCGATGCGCTTGGCCACGCTGCTGGCCGCGATGCGGCGCGGCTGGGTGTGGCCGATCAACTGGCCCTTCTGGCCTGCGGGCGCATTGCACTTGCCCCGGCCCAGGGCCAGCGCGATCTTGGGCAGCTGCGTGGTCTTGCCCGAGCCGGTTTCGCCGCAGACGATGACGACCTGGTGCTTCTCGATGGCCTCCATGATCTCGTCGCGCTTGCCAGATACGGGCAACGATTCGGGAAAGGTGATGCGCAGCGGCGCGGTTCGCGGGGCGGATCGGGGGGGAGTGGGAGGCGCGGATTCGGTCATGAAGCCACGCATTATCCGAGGCGGGCGTTGGCCCCGTGCAACACAGGCCATGCGCGCGGCCAAACGGAGCACCCCGCGCTCCCTCCCTTGCGCGGTCTTTTGTCAAACGCCACTTTTTGGTGCCGGGGATTTCAGTATGTAATACCCCGGTTCCGCCCCGAAGATGTCTGCGTGGCGGGTGCCCTCCGGAATGACCGCATGCTCCCGCAGACATCTGCCCCGAATTTTTCCGCCCGCGACAGCGCCACCCCACCGCCCTCCTCGCGCCGCGATTGGCTCGCATGGGCCGGCACCGCAGCCCTGGCCCCCCTGCTGCCGGCCTGCGGGGGCACCGGCAACCCCGGCCCCGCGATGTCGGCCACCATGGCCTGGGGCCGCAACGAAATACGCCAGGCCATGCTGCGCAGTGATGCGCGGGCCGCCTCCGTCGCGCTGCTGCACGGCGACCGCCTCGTCTGGCAAGAGGCGTTCGGGGTGCTGGACGACACGTCCGCCATCCCGGCAACGCCCGACACGCGCTTCAATGTCGGCTCCGTCAGCAAGGTGCTCGCGGCGCTGGCCGTCATGGTGCTGGTGGACCGCCAGCTCGTGCAGCTCGACGCCCCCGTGGTGCGCTATCTGCCCCGGTTCACGATGCTGTCGGAAGACTACCGCGACATCACCGTCCGCCACCTGCTGAGCCATGCCTCCGGGCTGCCGGGCACCCACGCGCACAACATGTTTTCCTTTGCGCCGCTGTCAGGCTATGCGGCGGGGCTGGAGGCGGCGCTGGCCGGCGTGCACCTCAAACATGCGCCCGGGGCGCTGGCGACCTACTGCAACGACGGCTTCACGCTGGTCGAGCGCATCGTGCTCGCGGTCACCGGGCAAGGCTACCCGGCATTCGTGCAATCGGTCCTCTTCAACCCGCTGGCCATGGCCCGCTCGGGCTACACGCTGCTGCCCCTGCCCGAAGGCAGCTTCGCCCATGGGTACATCCACAAGGTGCGCCAGGGCCAGGAGTTCGTGATGGGCTACGCCACCGGCGGGCTGTGCACCACGCCGGGCGACATGATGAAGCTCGCCGCGATGCTCCTGCAGGGCGGTGAATACGACGGCCGGCGCATCGTCTCGAAAGCCGCCGTGCTGGAAATGGGCCGCGACCAGGGCCAGGGCACGCACCTTCACCTCACGCCCGACTGGCACGCCGGCCTGGGGTGGGACAGCACGCGGCATCAGGGCCTGGGCGCCGCGGGCGTCCTCGCATGGCAAAAGAGCGGCAGCACGATGTTCTACGCCAGTGACTTCCACGTGCTGCCGCAGGCGGGCCTGGCCCTGCTGCTCACGGGCAGCGCCTCCAGCTTCAAGCCCGGGCCCATCGCCGAGGGCATTCTGCTGCGCGCGCTGCAGGAAACCGGCCAGCTCCCTGCGCTGCCGCCCAAGGTGTCCACCGCCGCCCCCGCGCTGGCCACCTCGTCGTCCAGCGCGGTCGATGCGGTGCTCGGCATCTATGGCCGTTCCTCGAAACCCCTGAAAGTCCTCTCGCCCGACAGCCAGCAGATCGACTTGTGGATCTGGTCCGCGCCGGCGAAGGACTGGGCACCGCTGTGCACGGGGCTTCGCCCGCGCAGCGACGGGTGGTGGTGGTCGGATGCCCAGCCCCGCACCCACTACCGCTGGGAGAAGGCCGACGGCCGCCGCTACCTGCTTTCGCGCGAGCCCGCCACGGCGGGACACTACTGGGTCACCATGCCCGTGGGCCAGCAGATGCCGCGCGCCGCCGCCGCGCTCCCTGCGCAGTGGATATCGCGGCTGGACAGCACCTGGCTGCTCGCGAACGAAGCGTCCGAATCCATTCCGCTGGCCCTGGGTGTGGGGGCGGCCGCCCTGCGCGAGCTGCCCGAGCTTCCCGGCTACCTCTTCTGGGACGACAGCCAGTTCCTGCTGCCCCTGTCGCCGGACCGCGCCGGCATGGCGGTGCAGGTGCCGCTCAACGACGGCCGCGATCTGGTGGAGCTGGTCGTGGAAACCCGCGACAAGGAGGAATGGATGCACGCCGCCGGCTGGGCCTACCGCCGGCAGGGCTGAGCGCCGGCCCGCCCGCCCCGCAACCACCGCGGCACACAGGCGCAGGGCACGGGCCGCCCGGCACTGTTCCTTTCACACGACAAATGCAGCCGTTCGCGGCCCCCTGCGCTTGCCAAGCCCCCGGGGCCTCGCCACAATTCGCGCTTCTTTCTTTCAGGCATGTGCCCGCCGCCACGGCAGCCCCTGAAAACACTGGAGGTCACCGCTATGTTTGTTCCCTTGTCCGCTCCCGCCTGACCACCGTCCACCGCCCCGGCTGGACTGTGTGCGCACGCACTGTCCAGCCTTGGCCCCCGGCGCCCCCACGCGCTCCGCAAGCCCTGGCTCCATTGCCGGGGTTTTTTGTTTGTGGAGTGCACATGAGTGCCAAAAAATTGTCCCGGGCCTATGCCCAGGGTGAGATCAAGAAGCTGCGCCGCATGAAGCAGCCCCTGGTCGTAGTTCTCGAGTCCTCGGGCCCGCCCCGAAATCCCGTGGCCACCGCACTGGCCCGGCGCAGCCTGTCGAGCGCGGCAGGCAAGCACATCCGAGCCCGCGGGGCCCAGCGCCGCGCGGACAACGTCGCCCTGCGCAAGGCGATCCAGACATCCCGCTTCACCGAAAGCGACTGATGCGACACAACGATTGAAAACCATGGACCTTTCCACCCTTTCCGAAGACACGCCACACAAGCGGCCCGCTCCGCCCATCGCGCAGCGGGAGCTGCTGGCCCAGCGCCAGCAGGCGCTGGCGCTGGCCGCAGCGCAGCTCAAGGCCGAGCTGTTTGGCATCGACGACGTGATCGACCGCGTGGTCGACGCCATCCGCGCCTGGTACGTGCTGCCCCAGCTCATCACCCGGCCCGTGATCGTGTGCCTGTGGGGCCTGACCGGCACGGGCAAGACGCAGCTCACGAGGCGCCTGGCGCAGCTGCTGGGCTTCTACGACCGCTTCGTGGAGGTGCAGATGGACGGCTTCAGCCACGGCGCGAGCTACCGCAGCTCGTCCATCTCGGGCATGCTCGCGGACTCCGGCATCCACGAGGGCGCGCCGGGCATGCTGGTGCTGGACGAGTTCCAGCGCTTTCGCACGGTGGACACCAAAGGCGCCGACGTGAAGGTGGAGCG from Acidovorax sp. A79 includes the following:
- a CDS encoding serine hydrolase domain-containing protein, which produces MLPQTSAPNFSARDSATPPPSSRRDWLAWAGTAALAPLLPACGGTGNPGPAMSATMAWGRNEIRQAMLRSDARAASVALLHGDRLVWQEAFGVLDDTSAIPATPDTRFNVGSVSKVLAALAVMVLVDRQLVQLDAPVVRYLPRFTMLSEDYRDITVRHLLSHASGLPGTHAHNMFSFAPLSGYAAGLEAALAGVHLKHAPGALATYCNDGFTLVERIVLAVTGQGYPAFVQSVLFNPLAMARSGYTLLPLPEGSFAHGYIHKVRQGQEFVMGYATGGLCTTPGDMMKLAAMLLQGGEYDGRRIVSKAAVLEMGRDQGQGTHLHLTPDWHAGLGWDSTRHQGLGAAGVLAWQKSGSTMFYASDFHVLPQAGLALLLTGSASSFKPGPIAEGILLRALQETGQLPALPPKVSTAAPALATSSSSAVDAVLGIYGRSSKPLKVLSPDSQQIDLWIWSAPAKDWAPLCTGLRPRSDGWWWSDAQPRTHYRWEKADGRRYLLSREPATAGHYWVTMPVGQQMPRAAAALPAQWISRLDSTWLLANEASESIPLALGVGAAALRELPELPGYLFWDDSQFLLPLSPDRAGMAVQVPLNDGRDLVELVVETRDKEEWMHAAGWAYRRQG